TCTGTTTGTCGTGAAGATCTATCCAGTTAGCTAATTGGTTATATCGCATCGCGATTGAGGGACTGTTGACTGAAGACTGTTGACTGAAGACTGTTGACTCTCATTCTCTTTTGATAAAAAAGAAAGTTCCATTTTCATCTTCCATACCTGCAATTTTCCCAAATTTTGGTTTTTGGTTTCCTGTTCCGCTAACTGCCTTTGATACTTTTATAACAATATTGTCAATTGGAATGCAGTCATTTGGGTTATATTTTAATGAATTTGAAAAAGTTTTTGTAAATTGAGATTTATCAGTTGCCAATTCCTTACCTGCTGAAGTAAAGACCTGTGATGACTTAAACTTTGTTGCTTCCCAATCCCCACAATTTTTCATTTCAGGTTCCGACCTCATTCCCATATAAAAAGATGGTCCTGATTCACATGCATCTGTAATCACAAGTGTGTGAGTTACATATTTTGAATATGAGTGTAATGAGGCTTTTAGGTTGTTAATATTAAAATAAGAAAATTCATCATCTCTTTTTGAATCAACAGCAATCCAATAACCTGTTTCATGTATAAACTTTCCATGACCGGCATACCACACAAGCAAGGAGTTTACTCTATTTTTTTTAACTAAATCTCTCAGCTCAATAGAAAAGAATTTTCCCATTTCTGCTTTTGTCATATTCTTTTTGTGAATAATCTTATGAATTCTGTAATTCGAAAAAGCAGATTTCATAAGTGAAATATCTTGTGAAGGTCCTTCCAAAGAAGCAAAAGTTCTATATTTTGAATTTTCAATAAAAATCACCCATGTTTTTCCCATTGGATTATCAGCAAAAAGATTAGCACCTTCACGATTTAAAGTAAATTTTGACATTGTTTTATTTCCATAAATGTCTTCTACTGTAATCTCAATAAACTTTTTATTTCCTATTTCCACTTTAGAAGTAAATTGTGGATTCAACTCATCTAACTTATAACTTGCTGTAGTTCCATCAATTAAAATTGACTTTATCCTACTTTCATCTGTAATTTTACCTTCAATAAATAATACTGTGCTATTGGACTCATCAAGATATATTTCTCCATTATCGGATGCATAAGGATTTATTAAATGAATTTGGGGATTATCAATTTCCGTACTAAGTATTTGGAAATTCCTTACAGATGTATTCATGTAAATATCTGAAGTTATTATTGATATGCTTTTATTAGCTTGGAGATTTAATTCAACTTCAAATTCATTGTTCAATGCATTTGCTGAAAACTTATAAGCTATGCCATTTATCTTCAAATATTCAATATCACTTTCATCACTAATTTTTCCTTTTACAATAACCTTATCCAAATTTAAAGGCACTTCAATTTGTCCATTTCTATTTGGCTTAGGTGTAAAAATTACTATCTCGGGTTTGTTTGCTTCCCTGTTCAGTTCATAAATTTTTGTTTTTGCAAAAGATATTTTCCTTGGTGAAATTTGTATATTGTCTGTAGAAATATCAACAAATTTATTGTAATCTCTTACTGCTTTAGCCCATTTTAATGTTTCTTCATAGGAAATAGCTCGTTGATAATAAGCTAAACAAAAATCTTTATCCAATGAAATAACTTTACAAAAATCGTTAATTGCACTCTTATGCTCATTGAATTCCTGATACAATTTCCCTCTCTTAAAATATAAATTTTTATCATTAGGAGAAAATTTTGTCAACACCGTAGTTACATCATTAATTGCTTTTTCATAATCAGCTATTTGATGATATATTTCACTACGCACAATATAAATATCCTTAGTTAACGGATTTAATTCAATAACTATGTTACAATTATTTAATGCATCTTCATATCTATTTTGTTGCAATAAAGATTTCGCAAGTTCGATATATGCTTCAATATAATTTTCATTAAATGTAATTGCATAATTAAAATCTGCCTCGGCAACTTTAAAATCTTTTAAGTAATATGAAACCAAACCATGATTGTAATAATTTAACGCATTTTTTTCAAGCATCAATGCTTCTTCAGCTTCCACTATTGCCTCTTCATACATCTCAAGTTTCATAAATGCATTTACTTTTAGCTGATATGCTTGGATATATTTTTCATCTAATTCCGTAGTTTTTTTAAGATAAAAAATTGACTCTTGATATTTTTCTAAAGCCAAAAGTAACCTACCTGCATTAAAATAATGAGATTCTTCTTTTTTATCCATCAAAATTGCTTGCTTGTAGTCAGATACTGCATCCTCAAATGTTTCTATTTTTTCGGATGCTTCAGCTCTTATCAAAAACACCTTTAGCAAAGAAGAATCAGCTTCAATAGATTGTGTAAAGAAATTTTTTGCAATTTTATAGTTTCCATCGTTAAAGGATTTTTTTCCTATCCTATACAATTTCCTGTTATTTTGGGAATAGCCAGCCAAAACAACAAACAAAAGTGGAAACAAGATTACTAACTTAAATGCTTTCATAAGTCAAATTTTTAAAAGATTCAAAGTTAATGACACAGAAAAAAGTATTTTAAATAGTTATACACAAAAAAATAGAACCTCCCTTAAGATTGCAAAGATACTACAATAATGTTGATTTGATTCTGTGGGTATTCGGTTATTTAATTGATTACCTGCTTGCTGTAGTTTTAGAATAGGTATATCTTTTTCAATATTTGCCCAACAATGTCTTCAAATAGGAAATTTATTGTCATTTGATAACAAAGCACAAATTTTCTATAAACTACTTAGGCTTTGTAAAACAATGCTTAAGAGCAAAAAAAGCAAACCAGTAACCTTCCTTACTTCTTCACTACTCTTTCAATAAACTGGAACTCAGCACTACTAAACTTAATCAAGTAAATTCCTTTGGAATAATCAGTCATATCAATTTGAGATTTTGTAATTGATTTTACGGTATTAAGTTCTTCTCTATAAACTGATCTTCCGTAAAAATCTATTAATTCAATTTGTAATTTTTGTTTTGTAATTCCTTCAATTTTTATATTTAATAAATTACCGCAAGGATTAGGAAATAATTTTATTTTCGTTTTAAAATCTTCATCATTAATAGCCGATGGAATTATTGAAATAATAATCGTATCAGAA
This is a stretch of genomic DNA from Bacteroidota bacterium. It encodes these proteins:
- a CDS encoding caspase family protein; the protein is MKAFKLVILFPLLFVVLAGYSQNNRKLYRIGKKSFNDGNYKIAKNFFTQSIEADSSLLKVFLIRAEASEKIETFEDAVSDYKQAILMDKKEESHYFNAGRLLLALEKYQESIFYLKKTTELDEKYIQAYQLKVNAFMKLEMYEEAIVEAEEALMLEKNALNYYNHGLVSYYLKDFKVAEADFNYAITFNENYIEAYIELAKSLLQQNRYEDALNNCNIVIELNPLTKDIYIVRSEIYHQIADYEKAINDVTTVLTKFSPNDKNLYFKRGKLYQEFNEHKSAINDFCKVISLDKDFCLAYYQRAISYEETLKWAKAVRDYNKFVDISTDNIQISPRKISFAKTKIYELNREANKPEIVIFTPKPNRNGQIEVPLNLDKVIVKGKISDESDIEYLKINGIAYKFSANALNNEFEVELNLQANKSISIITSDIYMNTSVRNFQILSTEIDNPQIHLINPYASDNGEIYLDESNSTVLFIEGKITDESRIKSILIDGTTASYKLDELNPQFTSKVEIGNKKFIEITVEDIYGNKTMSKFTLNREGANLFADNPMGKTWVIFIENSKYRTFASLEGPSQDISLMKSAFSNYRIHKIIHKKNMTKAEMGKFFSIELRDLVKKNRVNSLLVWYAGHGKFIHETGYWIAVDSKRDDEFSYFNINNLKASLHSYSKYVTHTLVITDACESGPSFYMGMRSEPEMKNCGDWEATKFKSSQVFTSAGKELATDKSQFTKTFSNSLKYNPNDCIPIDNIVIKVSKAVSGTGNQKPKFGKIAGMEDENGTFFFIKRE